A genomic window from Bubalus bubalis isolate 160015118507 breed Murrah chromosome X, NDDB_SH_1, whole genome shotgun sequence includes:
- the LOC112582363 gene encoding zinc finger protein 75D isoform X2 has translation MSQAGEKLFPEQIMMSPVKAPACLYPHVEVLQGTKRSVKESSNKSKKSSPQMGSLNPESARQHFRSFCYHDAPGPYEAVSQLQELCSQWLRPEIHSKEQILELLVLEQFLDVLPSHIQNWVQKYHPQNVKEAVALVDRFQRESGGISNEVTAHELGNDTALLGGTEVAPVFKWKPAEPQPMGVFQEECSNIYQVLQEPGWNTQKESQPVDEGAVPAKESPTFSPRWKLASERTLPKSQSPLTFEDVALYFSEEEWKIMTPDQKTLYLDIMQGIYEDVAFLGLNLKNDTGNDPPVSLPTLEIQPSGCEVLRKATMKDAETTVGNVNHGDTFRAVEVLRHHRLE, from the exons ATGTCACAAGCAGGAGAAAAGCTGTTTCCAGAGCAAATAATGATGAGCCCTGTGAAGGCACCTGCATGCTTGTACCCACATGTGGAGGTTTTACAGGGGACTAAGAGGTCTGTGAAAGAGAGTTCCAATAAGAGTAAGAAATCCAGCCCACAGATGGGCAGTCTTAATCCTGAGAGTGCTCGCCAGCACTTCCGGAGCTTCTGTTATCATGACGCACCTGGACCGTATGAGGCCGTCAGCCAACTGCAGGAATTATGCTCTCAGTGGCTGAGGCCAGAGATCCACTCAAAAGAGCAAATCTTGGAATTGCTGGTGCTGGAGCAGTTCCTGGACGTTCTGCCCAGTCATATCCAGAACTGGGTGCAGAAGTATCATCCACAGAACGTCAAAGAGGCTGTGGCCCTGGTAGACCGCTTTCAGAGAGAATCTGGTGGAATAAGCAATGAG GTCACAGCCCATGAACTGGGAAATGACACAGCGCTCTTGGGAGGAACAGAAGTGGCCCCAGTCTTTAAGTGGAAGCCAGCAGAGCCCCAACCAATGGGTGTGTTCCAGGAAGAATGTTCGAATATATACCAGGTACTGCAGGAGCCGGGCTGGAATACTCAGAAAGAAAGCCAGCCTGTGGATGAAGGAG CTGTGCCTGCTAAAGAGAGTCCAACCTTTTCCCCAAGGTGGAAGTTGGCATCTGAGCGCACCTTGCCTAAGTCCCAG AGTCCATTGACATTTGAAGATGTGGCCTTGTATTTTTCGGaggaagaatggaaaataatGACCCCTGATCAGAAGACCCTCTACCTTGATATAATGCAGGGTATCTATGAGGATGTCGCCTTTCTAG GGttaaacctcaaaaatgacaCTGGAAATGACCCACCTGTATCTCTTCCTACATTAGAGATACAACCATCAGGATGCGAAGTATTAAGAAAGGCCACCATGAAAGACGCTGAGACAACAGTGGGCAATGTAAATCACGGTGATACATTCAGG
- the LOC112582363 gene encoding zinc finger protein 75D isoform X1, with the protein MSQAGEKLFPEQIMMSPVKAPACLYPHVEVLQGTKRSVKESSNKSKKSSPQMGSLNPESARQHFRSFCYHDAPGPYEAVSQLQELCSQWLRPEIHSKEQILELLVLEQFLDVLPSHIQNWVQKYHPQNVKEAVALVDRFQRESGGISNEVTAHELGNDTALLGGTEVAPVFKWKPAEPQPMGVFQEECSNIYQVLQEPGWNTQKESQPVDEGAVPAKESPTFSPRWKLASERTLPKSQSPLTFEDVALYFSEEEWKIMTPDQKTLYLDIMQGIYEDVAFLGLNLKNDTGNDPPVSLPTLEIQPSGCEVLRKATMKDAETTVGNVNHGDTFRVRKRPRSPEAPALASHFVAGDELH; encoded by the exons ATGTCACAAGCAGGAGAAAAGCTGTTTCCAGAGCAAATAATGATGAGCCCTGTGAAGGCACCTGCATGCTTGTACCCACATGTGGAGGTTTTACAGGGGACTAAGAGGTCTGTGAAAGAGAGTTCCAATAAGAGTAAGAAATCCAGCCCACAGATGGGCAGTCTTAATCCTGAGAGTGCTCGCCAGCACTTCCGGAGCTTCTGTTATCATGACGCACCTGGACCGTATGAGGCCGTCAGCCAACTGCAGGAATTATGCTCTCAGTGGCTGAGGCCAGAGATCCACTCAAAAGAGCAAATCTTGGAATTGCTGGTGCTGGAGCAGTTCCTGGACGTTCTGCCCAGTCATATCCAGAACTGGGTGCAGAAGTATCATCCACAGAACGTCAAAGAGGCTGTGGCCCTGGTAGACCGCTTTCAGAGAGAATCTGGTGGAATAAGCAATGAG GTCACAGCCCATGAACTGGGAAATGACACAGCGCTCTTGGGAGGAACAGAAGTGGCCCCAGTCTTTAAGTGGAAGCCAGCAGAGCCCCAACCAATGGGTGTGTTCCAGGAAGAATGTTCGAATATATACCAGGTACTGCAGGAGCCGGGCTGGAATACTCAGAAAGAAAGCCAGCCTGTGGATGAAGGAG CTGTGCCTGCTAAAGAGAGTCCAACCTTTTCCCCAAGGTGGAAGTTGGCATCTGAGCGCACCTTGCCTAAGTCCCAG AGTCCATTGACATTTGAAGATGTGGCCTTGTATTTTTCGGaggaagaatggaaaataatGACCCCTGATCAGAAGACCCTCTACCTTGATATAATGCAGGGTATCTATGAGGATGTCGCCTTTCTAG GGttaaacctcaaaaatgacaCTGGAAATGACCCACCTGTATCTCTTCCTACATTAGAGATACAACCATCAGGATGCGAAGTATTAAGAAAGGCCACCATGAAAGACGCTGAGACAACAGTGGGCAATGTAAATCACGGTGATACATTCAGGGTACGGAAACGACCTCGCAGTCCCGAAGCCCCAGCTCTGGCCAGCCACTTTGTGGCTGGTGATGAACTGCACTAA